The Alphaproteobacteria bacterium nucleotide sequence GATCAAAACGGCGGCGAGGCGGCGCGCCAATATACGCTGCTTTCCGAGACAAGGTGATGGCGGGCAGGCTTCAGGGCCGCATCGCCCTGGTCACCGGGGCGTCGCGGGGGATCGGGCGCGCCGTGGCTTTGCGCTATGCGAAGGAAGGGGCGACGGTGATCGCCCTGGCCCGCACCCAGGGCGCGCTAGAGGAACTTGACGACGAGATCAAGCAACTGACCGGCCAGAACGCCGTTCTGGTGCCGATGGACTTGCGCGACGGCGACAAGATCGATCAGGTGGGGGCGGCGCTGTTCGAACGTTTCAAGCGCCTGGACGTGCTGGCGGGCATTGCGGGAGCTTTGGGCATGCTGGCCCCGGTGGGCCATATCGGCCTTAAGGAATGGGCCGAACCCATGGACGTGAACCTGACCGCCAATTGGCGTCTGATCCGCGCCATGGACCCGCTGTTGCGCATGT carries:
- a CDS encoding SDR family NAD(P)-dependent oxidoreductase, which gives rise to MAGRLQGRIALVTGASRGIGRAVALRYAKEGATVIALARTQGALEELDDEIKQLTGQNAVLVPMDLRDGDKIDQVGAALFERFKRLDVLAGIAGALGMLAPVGHIGLKEWAEPMDVNLTANWRLIRAMDPLLRMSDAGRALFVTSGVTKGVFPFYAAYAASNAGLEQMVRIYAAEVGDITKVRANLVDPGIVRTRMRATAFPGEDPMQHPAPEEITDVFVDLAEVACDRSGEIVRAGVRP